Proteins encoded together in one Chitinophaga sp. LS1 window:
- a CDS encoding YqgE/AlgH family protein, whose amino-acid sequence MKAGQFIHASSLLDASIFEDVIIFITEQDEKGAMGFVVNKQFSRGLTELEEFKNGKPFPLYEGGPVDQEHLFFVHQRPDLIPDGTHISDKVYYGGDFKTAVAHINKGTLTTQDIKIFIGYCGWDNTELEAEIEEGSWTVAATGALF is encoded by the coding sequence ATGAAAGCAGGTCAATTTATACACGCCAGTTCGCTACTGGATGCCAGCATATTTGAAGATGTCATTATTTTCATTACTGAACAGGATGAAAAAGGAGCGATGGGATTTGTGGTGAATAAACAATTTTCCCGTGGACTGACTGAGCTGGAGGAGTTTAAAAACGGGAAACCATTCCCTTTGTATGAAGGAGGACCGGTGGACCAGGAACATCTTTTCTTTGTACACCAACGACCTGACCTGATTCCGGATGGTACACATATAAGTGATAAAGTGTACTATGGCGGCGATTTTAAAACCGCCGTAGCACATATCAATAAGGGTACCCTTACGACCCAGGATATTAAAATATTTATCGGTTATTGTGGATGGGATAATACCGAGCTGGAAGCTGAAATTGAAGAAGGTAGCTGGACGGTGGCAGCGACAGGCGCACTTTTTTAG
- a CDS encoding SGNH/GDSL hydrolase family protein: protein MFISCGKNENADIKEPGTTPTTPTNPAPTKTDSATIVIIGSSTAAGMGASPTDSSWVNRLKLSTKENKRVLSYFNLGIFGLTTYQGIPKSFTKPGRPATDTLHNITAALSFRPSLVIMSYPTNDVAYDYTDDEIMDNFNEMIRLLDSAKVKYIIFGTQPRNFPDAAYRIRLKNLNVKMQAAFGEHFSNVYDTLAAEDGTIRAAVAYGDGVHVNNTGHDILYHKIADHAVFQEVIK, encoded by the coding sequence TTGTTTATTTCGTGTGGTAAAAATGAGAATGCTGACATAAAAGAACCCGGGACAACTCCAACTACACCGACTAACCCGGCGCCTACAAAGACAGATTCCGCCACCATTGTTATTATTGGTTCTTCCACTGCCGCAGGCATGGGAGCCAGTCCAACTGATTCTTCCTGGGTAAACAGGTTAAAGCTGTCTACAAAGGAGAATAAGCGGGTACTTAGTTATTTCAACCTTGGAATATTCGGGCTCACCACTTACCAGGGGATTCCAAAGAGCTTTACTAAACCTGGTCGCCCTGCGACTGATACCCTTCACAACATTACGGCTGCATTGTCTTTCCGGCCTTCGCTGGTGATCATGTCATATCCAACCAATGATGTGGCATATGATTATACAGATGATGAGATTATGGACAACTTCAATGAGATGATCCGTTTGCTGGATTCAGCGAAGGTGAAGTACATTATATTCGGTACACAACCGCGCAACTTCCCGGATGCGGCTTACAGAATACGGTTGAAAAACCTGAATGTAAAGATGCAGGCAGCTTTTGGCGAGCATTTTAGCAATGTGTATGATACCCTGGCTGCTGAAGATGGAACGATCAGGGCAGCGGTGGCTTATGGCGATGGTGTGCATGTGAATAATACAGGGCATGACATATTGTATCATAAGATAGCAGATCATGCTGTGTTTCAGGAGGTGATTAAGTAA
- a CDS encoding macro domain-containing protein — protein sequence MNTPITYVEGDLLVAAKAGKFDAIVHGCNCFCTQKKGIAPLIAKAFGSDKFPLETKQYKGDRTKLGKIDYQTVTLPSQQGLTIINAYTQYDYRGEKPFDPLAFRHCMQAINSLFKGAHIGMPLIGAGLAGGDWDEISKIIAAELTNCQVTVVRLQQR from the coding sequence ATGAACACCCCAATCACCTATGTCGAAGGCGATCTGCTGGTAGCTGCCAAAGCCGGAAAATTCGATGCCATTGTACACGGCTGTAACTGCTTCTGCACACAAAAAAAGGGCATAGCTCCCCTTATCGCCAAAGCTTTCGGTTCGGACAAATTCCCCCTTGAAACAAAGCAATACAAGGGCGACCGAACTAAACTCGGCAAAATAGATTACCAAACAGTAACCCTTCCCAGCCAACAAGGGCTCACTATCATCAACGCCTATACTCAATACGACTACAGAGGCGAAAAACCTTTCGACCCTCTCGCATTCCGGCATTGCATGCAGGCAATAAACAGCCTGTTCAAAGGCGCACATATTGGCATGCCTTTGATCGGTGCTGGTCTTGCGGGCGGAGATTGGGATGAAATCAGTAAAATAATTGCGGCAGAATTAACAAACTGCCAGGTCACAGTAGTCCGTTTACAGCAACGATAA
- a CDS encoding NAD(P)/FAD-dependent oxidoreductase, translating to MSAQQEIIIIGAGAAGLIAAKDLSTQHNVTILEARPQAGGRTTTLYPAPGIHIETGAEFIHGELPITLSLLQEAGIPYHPINEEMALAENGELKQEESWIEDWDNLIEHMGKAAETTTMQQLLDQYYPADQYAELRDHVQGYVEGYDLADLNKVSVKYLYDEWTLEQGTNFRIENGYTALINYLGKGCTIITNQTVQIISWEPGKVTVTTQDRTYTAHKVLVTVPINILQNESIQFSLALPAYTAAARQIGWGTVIKFNLLFKQAFWKRDIGFVLSDEEVPVWWTQSEDSLILTGWLGGPHAAGPQSDLLAKALNSLSKIFNVTNIADLLEQSFIHNWSTEQAIHGGYSYGMPGSEKAKAVLTTPVADTIYFAGEALYTGDSPGTVEAALHSGKEITIKIKSPQ from the coding sequence ATGTCAGCACAACAGGAAATCATTATCATTGGGGCCGGCGCTGCTGGTCTTATAGCAGCTAAAGATCTCTCCACTCAACACAACGTCACCATACTGGAAGCACGGCCACAAGCGGGTGGCAGAACGACTACCCTCTACCCTGCACCCGGTATTCATATTGAAACCGGTGCTGAATTCATACATGGCGAACTGCCCATCACCCTGTCTTTGTTACAGGAAGCAGGTATTCCCTATCACCCCATCAATGAGGAAATGGCCCTTGCGGAAAACGGGGAACTCAAACAGGAAGAAAGCTGGATTGAAGATTGGGATAACCTGATCGAACATATGGGCAAAGCCGCTGAAACGACCACCATGCAGCAATTGCTGGATCAATATTACCCTGCCGATCAATATGCAGAACTTCGTGATCATGTACAGGGATATGTGGAAGGATACGACCTCGCTGACCTGAACAAGGTAAGCGTAAAATATCTGTACGATGAATGGACACTGGAACAAGGCACCAACTTCAGAATTGAAAACGGCTACACTGCCCTGATCAATTACCTTGGCAAAGGATGTACAATTATCACGAACCAAACCGTGCAAATCATCTCCTGGGAACCGGGAAAGGTGACGGTCACAACACAGGACCGGACCTACACCGCACACAAAGTACTCGTCACCGTTCCTATCAATATCCTACAAAACGAAAGCATACAGTTTTCCCTTGCTCTCCCAGCATATACAGCTGCGGCACGGCAGATCGGATGGGGAACCGTTATTAAGTTCAACCTGCTTTTCAAACAGGCTTTCTGGAAAAGAGATATCGGGTTTGTGTTAAGTGATGAGGAAGTGCCGGTATGGTGGACGCAATCTGAAGATAGCTTAATTCTTACCGGGTGGCTGGGAGGCCCGCATGCAGCAGGACCTCAATCTGATCTATTGGCCAAAGCACTCAACTCGCTTTCTAAAATATTTAATGTAACAAACATTGCGGACCTGTTGGAGCAAAGTTTTATCCATAACTGGTCAACAGAACAAGCCATACATGGAGGCTACTCCTACGGCATGCCTGGTTCTGAAAAGGCAAAGGCAGTATTGACCACGCCCGTTGCAGATACTATTTACTTTGCAGGAGAAGCACTCTACACCGGCGATAGTCCTGGTACCGTAGAAGCCGCACTACACAGTGGAAAAGAGATAACGATCAAAATAAAAAGCCCCCAATAA
- a CDS encoding DUF4421 family protein: MWRYLFLLVIFPATLYAQKTDSAYIQPFQRKNTVELYAGTYSTTFKFRTHQNRQRNYKLAVNSSGYLGGDVSYKWLYLQYSVNIPGTELDNKAKYHYRLIRMQFGSHAVSVEPFYNAYNGLLIPNHDHRGYEAFQGIDFTNAGLDLFYYINHRKYSYKAATSFSEQQLQSAGSVFLVATPLWHQIRWKKPTPHLISDSSTYNLLSSNPSWLSLVFKAGYTHNIVLGQHKWIIAPAVIFGAGALHELNTDNKRLQAVTDMQGWINAGYNGDKYYAYLNASWENLNTNLLVKDMHRTDWNLSFTLGYRFAHLPKKILGVL, encoded by the coding sequence ATGTGGCGTTACCTTTTTCTGTTAGTAATTTTTCCTGCTACACTGTATGCTCAAAAAACAGACTCGGCTTATATTCAGCCATTTCAAAGGAAAAATACAGTTGAGCTATATGCGGGAACGTATAGCACGACGTTTAAATTCAGGACCCACCAAAACAGACAGCGTAATTATAAACTGGCTGTGAACAGCAGTGGGTACCTGGGAGGCGATGTGAGTTATAAATGGCTATACCTGCAATATTCTGTCAATATACCCGGTACAGAACTGGACAATAAGGCAAAGTATCACTATCGGCTCATCAGGATGCAGTTTGGTAGTCATGCGGTGAGCGTAGAGCCGTTTTATAACGCCTATAATGGATTACTGATACCCAATCATGACCACAGGGGATATGAAGCCTTCCAGGGGATTGATTTTACGAATGCGGGACTCGATCTCTTTTATTATATCAATCATAGGAAATACTCTTACAAAGCAGCCACTTCCTTTTCCGAACAACAGCTGCAATCTGCGGGTTCTGTATTCCTGGTAGCAACACCGCTCTGGCATCAGATCAGGTGGAAAAAACCGACGCCACATCTGATATCAGACTCATCTACTTATAATTTATTATCTTCTAACCCCTCGTGGTTGTCGCTGGTATTTAAGGCAGGATACACCCACAATATCGTTCTGGGACAGCATAAGTGGATCATTGCACCTGCGGTAATATTTGGTGCAGGGGCTTTGCATGAATTAAATACAGATAATAAGAGACTGCAGGCGGTGACTGATATGCAGGGCTGGATCAATGCGGGGTATAATGGCGATAAGTATTATGCATACCTCAATGCCTCGTGGGAAAATCTGAATACGAATTTATTAGTGAAAGATATGCACCGGACAGATTGGAACCTGAGTTTTACACTGGGATATCGGTTTGCACATCTGCCTAAAAAGATCTTAGGAGTATTATAA